The following are encoded together in the Pectobacterium punjabense genome:
- a CDS encoding YaeQ family protein produces the protein MALKATVYKAAINIADMDRNFFHDASLTIAQHPSETEQRMMLRLLAWICHADENLRFTKGLSADDEPEIWRRNDTMELELWIELGLPDEKRLKKACNQSRAVVLYAYSERAAQVWWNAISNKVSGYKNLAVRFLDDNQLAQLAGLVQRTMSLQATIQDGTIWLSDDKNSLEITFSEWKIPQTQG, from the coding sequence TTACAAAGCAGCAATCAATATCGCCGATATGGATCGGAATTTTTTCCACGATGCGAGCCTGACAATAGCGCAGCATCCCTCTGAAACTGAGCAACGCATGATGCTGCGGCTTTTAGCATGGATCTGCCACGCTGATGAAAATCTGCGCTTTACCAAAGGGCTTAGCGCAGATGACGAACCAGAAATCTGGCGACGTAATGATACGATGGAGCTGGAATTGTGGATTGAGTTAGGCCTGCCGGACGAAAAACGTCTGAAGAAAGCCTGCAATCAGTCCCGTGCCGTGGTGCTGTATGCCTACAGCGAGCGTGCGGCACAGGTTTGGTGGAATGCGATATCGAATAAGGTCTCTGGATACAAGAATCTGGCTGTCCGATTTTTAGATGACAATCAACTGGCTCAGCTTGCCGGACTGGTTCAGCGCACCATGTCACTACAGGCAACGATCCAGGATGGTACGATCTGGTTGTCTGACGATAAGAATAGTCTTGAAATAACATTTTCTGAGTGGAAAATTCCTCAGACTCAGGGATGA
- the nlpE gene encoding envelope stress response activation lipoprotein NlpE (NlpE, an outer membrane lipoprotein, interacts directly with CpxA, the sensor histidine kinase of the Cpx system for response to envelope stress.), with the protein MKKLAIGVLLIAGISGLIGCHTRSQVQEEPLKPMAQSYRGVLPCADCGGIDTSLFLEKDGTFVLREQYQTTREGNNTFASYGQWRRTADKLVLTDSAGEKRYFRPVDSALEMLDQQGLPINSSLPRQLTATEQPLPNTPMVMKGMYRYMADVATFSDCATGKTFVMDDSAELEREYFRVREKAAEPVLLVLTAHFAVIPSMEEGQMVKAVVPNGGDKVRMKARENCDTQID; encoded by the coding sequence ATGAAAAAACTGGCTATCGGTGTGCTGTTGATTGCGGGGATTTCTGGGTTGATCGGGTGTCATACCCGTTCACAAGTTCAGGAAGAGCCCCTTAAACCAATGGCGCAAAGCTATCGTGGCGTTTTACCCTGTGCAGACTGCGGAGGGATTGATACGTCACTGTTTTTGGAAAAAGACGGGACTTTTGTTCTGCGTGAACAGTATCAAACGACGAGAGAAGGCAACAACACGTTCGCTTCCTATGGGCAATGGCGGCGCACCGCGGACAAGCTGGTCCTGACGGATAGTGCGGGCGAAAAACGTTACTTCCGCCCAGTTGATAGCGCCCTTGAAATGTTGGATCAACAAGGTTTGCCCATCAATTCATCTCTTCCTCGTCAACTGACAGCAACCGAGCAGCCGCTGCCAAATACGCCGATGGTAATGAAGGGAATGTATCGCTATATGGCGGATGTCGCGACCTTCTCTGACTGCGCGACAGGAAAGACTTTTGTGATGGATGACAGTGCGGAGTTGGAAAGAGAATATTTTCGCGTGAGAGAGAAAGCTGCGGAACCGGTATTACTTGTTCTCACTGCGCATTTTGCCGTTATTCCGTCGATGGAAGAGGGGCAAATGGTGAAGGCAGTTGTCCCTAACGGGGGCGATAAAGTACGTATGAAGGCACGAGAAAACTGCGATACACAGATAGACTGA
- the mutS gene encoding DNA mismatch repair protein MutS, whose protein sequence is MNEATEKDFTAHTPMMQQYFRLKAEHPEILLFYRMGDFYELFYDDAKRASQLLDISLTKRGASAGEPIPMAGVPHHAVENYLARLVQMGESVAICEQIGDPATSKGPVERKVVRIVTPGTISDEALLQEKQDNLLAALWQDSRGFGYATLDISSGRFRVSEPADRETMAAELQRTNPAELLYPESFESTDLIENRHGLRRRPLWEFEPDTARQQLNLQFGTRDLTGFGVEQAKLALRAAGCLLQYAKDTQRTSLPHIRGITMERQQDGIIMDAATRRNLELTQNLSGGVENTLAAVLDCTVTAMGSRMLKRWIHMPSRDVDALKQRQQAISALQEITPDLQPYLRQVGDLERILARLALRTARPRDLARMRHAFQQFPDIREQLAPLETDSVRRLVSLIGQFDELRDLLERAVVEAPPVLVRDGGVIAPGYHAELDEWRALADGASDYLDRLEIREREKLGLDTLKVGFNGVHGYYIQVSRGQSHLVPIHYVRRQTLKNAERYIIPELKEYEDKVLTSKGKALALEKALYDELFDLLLPHLAELQQSAAALAELDVLANLAERADTLNYVCPTLSDKPGIKITGGRHPVVEQVLREPFISNPLSLSPQRRMLIITGPNMGGKSTYMRQTALIVLMAHIGCFVPADQAVIGPVDRIFTRVGAADDLASGRSTFMVEMTETANILHNATENSLVLMDEIGRGTSTYDGLSLAWACAENLANRIKAMTLFATHYFELTTLPEKMEGVVNVHLDAREHGDTIAFMHSVQDGAASKSYGLAVAALAGVPKEVIKRARQKLKELETLSNNASSSHIDGAQLALLSNDEPSPAIEALEAIDPDALTPRQALDWLYQLKKML, encoded by the coding sequence ATGAATGAAGCCACAGAGAAGGACTTCACCGCCCACACACCAATGATGCAGCAGTATTTTAGGCTAAAGGCTGAGCATCCAGAAATTCTGCTGTTTTACCGCATGGGCGATTTTTACGAGCTGTTCTATGACGATGCCAAACGGGCTTCTCAACTGTTGGATATCTCGCTGACAAAACGCGGCGCTTCCGCAGGGGAACCGATCCCGATGGCGGGCGTTCCTCATCATGCCGTCGAGAACTACCTTGCCAGACTGGTGCAAATGGGTGAGTCCGTCGCTATCTGCGAGCAGATTGGCGATCCCGCCACCAGCAAAGGTCCCGTTGAGCGCAAAGTCGTACGCATCGTCACACCGGGCACCATCAGCGACGAAGCACTGTTGCAGGAAAAGCAGGATAACCTGCTGGCAGCGCTCTGGCAGGACAGCCGGGGATTTGGCTACGCTACGCTGGACATCAGCTCTGGGCGTTTTCGCGTGAGCGAACCGGCAGACCGGGAAACCATGGCAGCCGAGCTACAGCGCACCAATCCAGCAGAATTACTCTACCCAGAATCCTTTGAGTCCACGGATTTAATCGAAAATCGTCATGGACTCCGCCGCCGTCCGCTGTGGGAATTTGAACCCGATACCGCGCGCCAGCAGCTTAACCTGCAATTTGGTACTCGCGATCTAACCGGTTTTGGCGTCGAGCAGGCAAAACTCGCGCTGCGGGCAGCAGGATGCCTGCTGCAATACGCGAAAGACACCCAACGTACTTCGCTGCCACATATTCGTGGCATTACGATGGAGCGCCAACAGGACGGCATCATCATGGATGCGGCGACGCGTCGTAACCTTGAACTGACACAAAATCTGTCTGGTGGTGTGGAAAATACGCTGGCTGCCGTGCTGGACTGCACCGTGACGGCAATGGGCAGCCGGATGCTGAAGCGCTGGATTCATATGCCTAGCCGCGATGTTGATGCGCTCAAACAGCGCCAACAGGCCATCAGTGCGTTACAGGAGATCACGCCCGATTTACAACCCTATTTGCGGCAGGTCGGCGATCTGGAACGTATTCTGGCACGCCTTGCTTTACGCACAGCACGCCCACGCGATCTCGCGCGTATGCGCCACGCTTTCCAGCAGTTTCCCGATATTCGCGAACAGCTTGCGCCGTTGGAGACCGACTCCGTTCGCCGTTTGGTCAGCCTGATTGGCCAATTTGATGAACTGCGTGATTTGCTGGAACGCGCCGTTGTCGAAGCACCGCCGGTGCTGGTACGCGACGGTGGGGTCATCGCACCGGGCTACCATGCCGAATTGGATGAGTGGCGTGCGTTGGCTGACGGCGCCAGCGATTATCTGGACCGTCTGGAAATTCGCGAGCGTGAAAAACTGGGGCTTGATACGCTGAAAGTCGGCTTCAATGGTGTGCACGGCTATTACATTCAAGTTAGCCGAGGCCAGAGCCATCTGGTGCCGATCCACTATGTCCGTCGCCAGACGCTGAAAAATGCCGAACGCTACATCATTCCCGAGCTGAAAGAATACGAAGACAAGGTTCTGACCTCAAAGGGCAAGGCACTGGCGCTGGAAAAAGCGCTCTACGATGAACTTTTTGATTTGCTGTTGCCTCATTTAGCGGAACTCCAGCAAAGTGCAGCAGCACTGGCCGAGTTGGATGTGTTAGCAAACTTGGCCGAGCGAGCCGATACGCTAAATTACGTCTGCCCGACGCTGAGTGACAAACCCGGCATCAAAATTACAGGCGGTCGTCACCCCGTCGTCGAGCAAGTACTGCGTGAGCCGTTTATTTCGAATCCCCTATCGCTCTCGCCACAGCGTCGTATGTTGATCATTACTGGTCCCAACATGGGGGGGAAAAGTACCTATATGCGTCAGACGGCACTGATTGTGCTGATGGCGCATATCGGCTGCTTTGTGCCAGCGGATCAGGCGGTCATTGGCCCCGTCGACCGTATTTTCACCCGCGTGGGCGCCGCAGACGATCTGGCATCTGGCCGTTCCACTTTCATGGTAGAAATGACGGAAACGGCGAATATTCTGCACAACGCTACGGAAAACAGTCTGGTACTGATGGACGAAATCGGTCGCGGCACCTCAACCTACGACGGTCTGTCGCTGGCATGGGCCTGTGCAGAGAATCTGGCAAACCGCATCAAAGCCATGACGCTGTTTGCAACGCACTACTTTGAACTAACCACCCTACCGGAAAAAATGGAAGGCGTGGTGAATGTCCATCTGGATGCACGCGAGCACGGCGATACCATTGCCTTTATGCACAGCGTACAAGACGGTGCAGCCAGCAAAAGTTACGGTCTAGCCGTCGCCGCACTTGCGGGTGTACCGAAAGAAGTGATTAAACGTGCACGTCAGAAGCTGAAAGAGCTGGAAACGTTATCGAATAACGCGTCATCCAGCCATATCGATGGCGCGCAGCTAGCGCTGTTGAGTAATGATGAACCGTCACCGGCGATAGAAGCGCTGGAAGCCATTGATCCTGATGCACTCACGCCACGTCAGGCGCTAGATTGGCTTTATCAGCTAAAGAAAATGCTCTAA
- a CDS encoding glutathione S-transferase family protein yields MGLKLHHLNDSRSVRILWLLEEAGIPYELVRYQRDEKTHLAPASLKAIHPLGKSPLIEEDGKIIAESGAIVEYLINRHAKHLAPDASTAEYIDYLQWVHFAESSAMLPVLLKIFGEFEKNTGTTLNFLERYADNEFDKVFSFLDDTLSSREFIVGDTLTGADIMLGFVINTVVERLVPADRFPNIQRYAQRLKNLPSWRKIQDIEANAE; encoded by the coding sequence ATGGGATTAAAATTACACCATCTTAATGATTCTCGGTCTGTTCGTATCCTCTGGTTACTTGAAGAAGCCGGGATACCTTATGAACTTGTCAGATATCAGCGGGATGAGAAAACGCATCTGGCACCCGCATCATTGAAAGCGATACATCCTTTAGGTAAATCACCGTTGATTGAAGAAGATGGCAAAATCATCGCAGAATCCGGCGCGATTGTTGAATACCTGATCAATCGCCACGCAAAACACTTAGCCCCAGATGCAAGCACAGCCGAATATATTGATTATCTTCAGTGGGTACACTTTGCAGAAAGTTCCGCCATGTTGCCGGTTTTATTGAAGATCTTTGGCGAATTTGAAAAGAACACTGGCACCACACTGAATTTCCTTGAACGTTACGCTGACAACGAATTCGATAAAGTCTTTTCATTTTTAGACGACACACTGTCTTCAAGAGAATTTATCGTGGGCGATACGCTAACTGGCGCAGATATTATGCTCGGTTTCGTTATCAATACCGTCGTGGAACGGCTCGTTCCAGCCGATCGTTTCCCCAATATTCAACGCTATGCGCAGCGGCTGAAAAATCTGCCTAGCTGGCGGAAAATCCAGGATATCGAAGCAAACGCAGAATAA
- the fecE gene encoding Fe(3+) dicitrate ABC transporter ATP-binding protein FecE, whose product MELTTQNLTAGYGDKRILDSLSLSLPSGKITALIGPNGCGKSTLLKCFARLLTPKSGAILLDGKPLSAFSARQLSRHLALLPQHHLTPEGITVRDMVAYGRSPWLSLWGRLSQDDRQRVQLAMEKTHIVDLAERRLTDLSGGQRQRAFLAMLVAQDTPVVLLDEPTTYLDINHQVELMKLLRELNQAEKTVVTVLHDLNQASRYCDHLVMLAGGRVIAQGSPHEVMKPELLQQVFSIDAEIHAEPVSGQPMCVVR is encoded by the coding sequence ATGGAACTGACAACACAAAACCTGACGGCGGGCTATGGCGACAAACGCATTCTTGATAGCCTGTCGTTATCGCTCCCCAGCGGAAAAATCACCGCCCTGATCGGCCCTAACGGCTGCGGTAAGTCAACGCTGCTAAAGTGTTTCGCCAGGCTGCTTACCCCGAAGTCCGGCGCTATCCTGCTTGATGGAAAACCGCTCTCTGCGTTTTCCGCTCGCCAGCTCTCGCGCCATCTGGCGCTGTTACCACAGCACCACCTCACGCCAGAGGGGATCACCGTACGTGATATGGTGGCCTACGGGCGCAGCCCTTGGCTATCACTATGGGGACGGTTATCACAGGACGATCGTCAGCGCGTGCAACTCGCGATGGAGAAAACACACATTGTCGATCTGGCAGAAAGACGGCTGACCGATTTGTCCGGCGGGCAGCGCCAACGAGCGTTTCTGGCAATGCTGGTGGCGCAGGATACGCCCGTCGTACTGCTCGATGAACCCACCACCTATCTCGACATCAATCATCAGGTCGAATTAATGAAACTGCTGCGCGAACTCAATCAGGCCGAAAAAACGGTCGTGACCGTCCTGCACGATTTGAATCAGGCCAGCCGCTACTGCGATCATTTGGTCATGCTGGCAGGCGGACGCGTGATAGCACAGGGGTCACCGCACGAGGTGATGAAACCGGAGCTACTGCAACAGGTATTCAGCATCGATGCGGAGATCCACGCCGAGCCGGTATCAGGCCAACCGATGTGTGTGGTGCGGTAA
- the fecD gene encoding Fe(3+) dicitrate ABC transporter permease subunit FecD, with amino-acid sequence MRPITVFISIALILLTICILSLRMGAIPLPWSALINGWHNANEHHYVLTQYRLPRVLLALFVGAALAISGVLVQGIVRNPLASPDILGVNHAASLATVSTLMLVPSLPVLWLPLLAFIGGIAGLLILRLIAGASSPMRLALIGVALSATWASVTDYLILSRPQDINNALLWLTGSLWGRDGSFVIVALPILCVLIPLSLRFCRDLDLLALGDDRASTLGVNIRRIQFWGLALAVALAATSVAVCGPIGFISLVVPHLIRHLVGGRHRWLLPTSAVAGALVLLLADLLARTINPPMELPAGVLTAIIGAPWFFWLLMRMR; translated from the coding sequence ATGCGCCCCATCACGGTGTTTATTTCGATCGCGCTGATACTGCTCACCATCTGCATTCTGTCACTACGTATGGGAGCGATTCCGCTACCGTGGTCAGCATTGATAAACGGCTGGCACAACGCCAATGAACATCATTATGTGCTGACACAGTATCGCTTACCTCGTGTGCTGCTGGCGCTGTTCGTCGGCGCAGCGCTGGCCATTTCCGGCGTACTGGTGCAAGGGATTGTGCGTAATCCACTGGCCTCACCGGATATTCTCGGCGTAAACCACGCGGCGAGTCTGGCAACCGTCAGTACACTGATGCTGGTGCCTTCACTGCCCGTGCTCTGGTTGCCGCTTCTCGCGTTCATCGGCGGCATCGCCGGACTGCTGATTCTGCGCCTTATCGCGGGAGCCTCATCCCCCATGCGGCTGGCACTCATCGGCGTGGCGCTGTCCGCCACCTGGGCAAGCGTCACCGATTACCTGATTCTCTCCCGCCCGCAGGATATCAACAATGCGCTGCTGTGGTTGACGGGTAGCCTATGGGGACGCGACGGGTCATTCGTCATAGTTGCACTGCCCATCCTTTGCGTATTGATTCCACTCAGCCTGCGTTTTTGCCGCGATCTGGATTTACTGGCGCTGGGCGATGACCGCGCCAGCACGCTGGGTGTCAATATCAGACGTATCCAATTCTGGGGATTGGCACTCGCCGTGGCACTCGCCGCGACCAGCGTTGCCGTCTGCGGCCCCATCGGCTTTATCAGCCTCGTGGTGCCGCATTTGATCCGACATTTGGTGGGAGGACGGCACCGCTGGCTTCTTCCGACTTCCGCCGTTGCTGGTGCGCTGGTGCTACTGCTTGCCGATCTGCTTGCACGCACGATCAATCCGCCGATGGAATTACCCGCAGGGGTACTCACCGCGATTATCGGTGCGCCTTGGTTTTTCTGGCTTCTTATGAGAATGCGCTAA
- the fecC gene encoding iron-dicitrate ABC transporter permease FecC — protein sequence MRGNFHPFWRWGLPITVLLGVFWLSLFCYSAIPIPALSAIKVLMTGSPSSLPETLVLNLRLPRSLVAVLIGASLALSGSLLQTLTHNPLASPSLLGINSGAALAMALTSAFASSLSGYPIAFVAAIGGGLCWLMVMAAGGGWRQTLDRNRLILAGVALSALCMALTRITLLLAEDHAYGIFYWLAGGVSHARWVEFWQLFPFVIIVTPVVLLMANQLNLLNIGDVSAHTLGANLGRLRLLLNLAVLILVGACVSVAGPVAFIGLLIPHLARFWIGYDQRKMLPMSMLLGAAFMLLADLLARALAWPGELPAGAVLALIGAPCFVWLARKRG from the coding sequence ATGAGGGGAAATTTCCATCCGTTCTGGCGTTGGGGATTGCCGATAACAGTACTGCTGGGCGTATTCTGGCTCAGCCTGTTCTGTTATTCCGCCATCCCCATTCCCGCATTGAGTGCCATAAAAGTCCTGATGACGGGATCGCCGTCTTCGCTACCGGAGACGCTGGTACTCAACTTGCGCTTGCCACGCAGTCTGGTTGCCGTCTTGATCGGTGCCAGTTTGGCGCTGTCCGGCTCTCTGCTTCAAACCCTGACCCATAATCCTTTGGCCTCCCCTTCTTTACTCGGTATCAACAGCGGCGCCGCGCTGGCGATGGCACTGACTAGCGCTTTTGCGTCTTCGCTATCCGGTTACCCTATTGCCTTTGTTGCCGCTATCGGCGGTGGTCTCTGCTGGTTAATGGTGATGGCCGCAGGCGGTGGCTGGCGACAAACACTCGACCGCAATCGACTGATTCTGGCTGGCGTCGCGCTATCCGCATTGTGCATGGCCTTAACGCGGATTACGCTTCTGCTGGCGGAAGATCACGCCTATGGTATTTTTTACTGGCTGGCGGGCGGTGTCTCCCACGCACGCTGGGTGGAATTCTGGCAACTCTTCCCCTTTGTCATCATCGTCACTCCGGTTGTACTGCTGATGGCGAACCAGCTCAACCTGCTGAATATCGGTGACGTGAGCGCCCATACGCTGGGCGCCAACTTAGGCCGTCTGCGCCTGCTCCTCAATCTGGCGGTACTGATACTCGTGGGAGCCTGCGTCAGCGTAGCGGGCCCGGTAGCATTTATCGGTTTGCTAATACCGCATCTGGCACGTTTCTGGATCGGCTACGATCAGAGAAAAATGCTCCCGATGAGCATGCTGCTGGGTGCGGCGTTTATGTTATTGGCCGATCTGCTTGCTCGCGCGCTTGCCTGGCCGGGCGAACTCCCTGCCGGTGCCGTGCTGGCACTCATTGGTGCCCCCTGTTTTGTCTGGCTCGCAAGGAAACGAGGATAA
- a CDS encoding Fe(3+) dicitrate ABC transporter substrate-binding protein FecB, which translates to MSALIRVALIATLCLFGLGRAHAVTVQDEQGSFTLDTPPQRIVVLELSFADALAAIDVSPVGIADDNDPDRILAEVREHLKPWHSVGTRAQPSLEAISALKPDLIIADSSRHSGIYAALKAIAPVLLLKSRNETYEENLHSAEIIGKVLGKDSAMQTRLAQHRETMKTYADQLPKGTSVAFGTSREQQFNLYSSEAYTGSVLAALGLSVPKPINNAPMASINLEQLLAINPQWLIVTHYREESIVKRWQQDALWNMLEAQQKQQIAAVDSNAWARMRGIFAAERIGSDTVKIFKHQPVSISSEQ; encoded by the coding sequence ATGTCTGCTCTAATTCGCGTTGCACTGATTGCAACACTTTGCCTGTTCGGATTGGGTCGCGCCCATGCCGTCACGGTACAAGATGAACAGGGTTCCTTTACCCTCGACACACCGCCTCAGCGCATTGTGGTGCTGGAACTTTCTTTTGCCGATGCGCTGGCTGCAATAGACGTCAGCCCAGTCGGTATCGCCGATGACAACGATCCTGACCGAATTCTGGCGGAAGTCCGTGAACATCTTAAGCCGTGGCACTCCGTGGGAACGCGCGCACAGCCGAGTCTGGAAGCTATCAGCGCGCTGAAGCCTGATTTGATTATCGCCGACAGCAGCCGCCATAGCGGTATTTACGCGGCGCTGAAAGCGATCGCGCCGGTACTGCTGCTGAAATCACGTAACGAAACCTATGAAGAGAACCTGCATTCGGCGGAGATCATCGGCAAGGTGCTGGGGAAAGACAGCGCGATGCAGACCCGCCTCGCCCAGCATCGTGAGACAATGAAAACCTACGCCGACCAGCTTCCAAAAGGAACGAGCGTCGCCTTTGGCACCTCGCGCGAGCAGCAGTTTAACCTGTATTCCAGCGAGGCCTACACCGGCAGCGTGCTGGCTGCCCTCGGTCTGAGCGTGCCGAAACCTATCAACAATGCTCCGATGGCCTCCATCAATTTGGAACAACTGCTGGCGATTAACCCACAGTGGCTCATTGTGACGCACTATCGCGAAGAAAGTATTGTGAAACGCTGGCAGCAAGATGCGCTCTGGAACATGTTGGAAGCCCAGCAAAAACAGCAGATTGCGGCCGTCGACAGCAATGCCTGGGCACGGATGCGCGGTATTTTTGCCGCGGAACGCATCGGCAGCGATACAGTGAAGATTTTTAAACATCAGCCCGTTAGCATCAGCAGCGAGCAATGA
- the fecA gene encoding TonB-dependent Fe(3+) dicitrate receptor FecA, whose amino-acid sequence MTLLRAFRKATPLAMAIQLSLLPTVGITTGIAYAATVPATARYDIAAGDLDKALNHYAARSGITLSVDASLTQGKRSNGLHGDYTVDGGLKALLAGSGLQLKALGDNAWTLEPIPAAAAEETLTVVGDWLGEARENDVFEHAGARDVIRREDFAKTGATTMRDVLNRMPGVYAPENNGTGSHDLAMNFGIRGLSPRLASRSTVLMDGIPVPFAPYGQPQLSLAPISLGNMDAVDVVRGGGAVRYGPQSVGGVVNFVTRAIPKAFGIHAGVEGQYSPTSSQHNPKETHNLLVGGTADNGFGSALLYSGTRGSDWREHSATRIDDVMLKSRYAPNEVHTFNSLLQYYDGSADMPGGLSRADYNTDRWQSTRPYDRFWGRRQLASLGYQYQPDQQHKFNIQGFYTRTLRSGYLEQNSIITLSPREYWVRGIEPRYSQSFTLGSSAHEVGVGYRYVSESTHEVRYFTNTASKTLPSTNSPIDRETRAGTEAHAWYIDDRVDIGNWTITPGMRFEHIKSHQDNTLKGTGEAVSYNAPLPALNVLYHVNESWNLYANTEGSFGTVQYSRIGKAAQSGKVEPEKARTWEVGTRYDDGALTAEMGVFLVNFNNQYDSNQTNNTVTTRGKTRHSGLETQARYSLAELSPRLEAVSVYARYAYVNAEIREAGDTYGNQVPFSSKHRGGFGVDYQPGNWTFNLNSEFQSSQFANNANTIAESADGSAGRLPGFMLWGARAAYDFGPQLSDLNLAFGVKNLFDHDYYTRSNSDDNNKGIYAGQPRTFYMQGSLKF is encoded by the coding sequence ATGACGCTCTTACGCGCCTTTCGCAAAGCAACCCCTTTAGCGATGGCGATACAGCTCAGCTTGCTGCCGACAGTCGGTATCACGACAGGGATAGCCTACGCCGCAACGGTGCCTGCCACTGCACGCTACGACATTGCGGCGGGTGATTTAGATAAAGCGCTCAACCACTACGCCGCCCGCAGCGGCATTACGCTGTCAGTGGATGCCAGCCTGACGCAGGGAAAACGTAGCAACGGCCTGCACGGCGACTACACCGTTGACGGCGGTTTGAAAGCCCTACTTGCGGGGAGCGGTCTGCAACTGAAAGCGCTGGGCGATAACGCCTGGACGCTTGAACCCATCCCGGCAGCAGCAGCAGAAGAAACGCTGACAGTCGTCGGCGACTGGTTGGGGGAAGCGCGTGAAAATGACGTCTTTGAACATGCAGGCGCGCGTGATGTGATCCGCCGTGAAGATTTCGCCAAGACCGGTGCCACCACCATGCGCGATGTCTTAAATCGCATGCCGGGCGTATATGCGCCAGAAAATAACGGTACGGGTAGTCACGATCTAGCTATGAATTTCGGTATTCGTGGTCTCAGCCCGCGTCTGGCTAGCCGCTCCACCGTTCTAATGGACGGTATTCCGGTGCCGTTTGCACCTTACGGCCAGCCACAACTGTCCCTCGCCCCCATCTCCCTGGGCAATATGGATGCCGTTGACGTGGTACGCGGCGGCGGTGCCGTGCGCTACGGGCCGCAGAGCGTCGGCGGCGTCGTGAACTTCGTCACTCGGGCGATCCCGAAAGCGTTTGGCATTCATGCTGGCGTAGAAGGCCAATACAGCCCGACGTCCTCACAGCACAACCCGAAAGAAACCCACAACCTGTTGGTTGGCGGCACGGCAGATAACGGTTTCGGTTCGGCGTTGCTCTATTCAGGCACACGCGGCAGCGACTGGCGCGAACACAGCGCGACGCGTATTGACGACGTGATGCTAAAAAGCCGCTACGCACCGAACGAGGTACACACCTTTAACAGCCTGCTGCAATATTATGATGGCAGCGCCGATATGCCAGGCGGCCTATCCCGTGCCGATTATAATACCGACCGCTGGCAGTCAACGCGTCCGTACGATCGCTTCTGGGGGCGTCGTCAGCTTGCCAGTCTGGGCTATCAATACCAGCCGGATCAGCAGCATAAATTCAATATTCAGGGCTTCTACACGCGCACGCTGCGCAGTGGCTATCTGGAACAGAATTCCATCATTACCCTGTCGCCGCGTGAATATTGGGTACGTGGCATCGAGCCCCGCTACAGCCAAAGTTTTACCCTCGGCTCCTCAGCGCATGAAGTCGGCGTCGGCTACCGCTATGTCAGCGAATCCACCCATGAGGTGCGTTACTTCACCAATACCGCGAGCAAGACGCTGCCAAGTACCAACAGCCCCATCGACCGCGAAACCCGGGCGGGTACAGAGGCGCACGCCTGGTACATTGACGATCGCGTTGATATTGGCAACTGGACGATTACGCCGGGAATGCGTTTCGAGCACATCAAATCTCATCAGGACAATACGCTGAAAGGCACCGGCGAAGCGGTCAGCTACAACGCGCCGCTGCCTGCCCTGAACGTGCTCTACCACGTTAACGAAAGCTGGAATCTTTATGCGAACACTGAAGGATCATTCGGCACCGTACAGTACAGCCGAATTGGCAAGGCTGCTCAAAGCGGCAAAGTGGAGCCAGAAAAAGCACGTACCTGGGAAGTGGGTACCCGCTACGACGATGGCGCGCTGACCGCAGAAATGGGCGTCTTCCTGGTTAACTTTAATAACCAGTATGATTCCAATCAGACCAACAACACCGTCACCACACGGGGAAAAACTCGCCATTCCGGGCTGGAAACGCAGGCACGCTATAGTCTCGCCGAGCTGTCGCCCCGCTTAGAGGCGGTGTCGGTTTATGCGCGCTATGCCTACGTAAATGCTGAAATTCGCGAAGCGGGTGATACCTACGGTAATCAGGTGCCCTTCTCTTCAAAACACCGGGGTGGATTCGGCGTCGATTACCAACCGGGCAACTGGACGTTCAACCTAAACAGTGAGTTCCAGTCCAGCCAATTCGCCAATAACGCTAACACCATTGCCGAAAGCGCCGATGGCAGCGCCGGACGACTCCCCGGCTTTATGCTGTGGGGCGCGCGTGCGGCCTATGACTTTGGCCCGCAGCTCTCCGATCTCAATCTGGCCTTTGGTGTGAAAAACCTGTTCGACCATGATTACTACACGCGCTCGAACAGCGATGACAACAACAAAGGGATTTATGCTGGCCAGCCGCGCACTTTCTACATGCAGGGCTCGCTGAAATTCTGA